One Triticum dicoccoides isolate Atlit2015 ecotype Zavitan chromosome 4B, WEW_v2.0, whole genome shotgun sequence genomic window carries:
- the LOC119291668 gene encoding ethylene-responsive transcription factor 1-like — translation MCGGAILAELIPPSAAGRAPKQVAAGQASSKKGGMSKRHHSSIPDVDDFEAAFEDFDDDFDLQAEEDGGDHVVFASKPAFYPAYGGGRRTVQAASMKKRVLHGIRQRPWGKWAAEIRDPHKGTRVWLGTFDTADDAARAYDVAARRLRGSKAKVNFPDAARAGARPRRASRRTAQKPPCPPAGTTAYSATAAARAQPEQDAMMAKPERMEFSDVDTFVDLTAAVAALPPVTASSFADKMPRVDEDSSEGSGGGAMLGFADELGFEPFMMFQYESMDSLFAGHAVIQDARGVDGGMDGVSLWSFDEFPMDSAIF, via the exons ATGTGCGGCGGCGCCATCCTAGCGGAGCTGATCCCGCCGTCGGCGGCGGGCCGTGCGCCGAAGCAGGTGGCCGCGGGCCAGGCCTCGTCCAAGAAAGGCGGCATGAGCAAGAGGCACCACAGCAGCATCCCCGACGTCGACGACTTCGAGGCCGCCTTCGAGGACTTCGATGACGACTtcgacctgcaggcggaggaggacggcggcgaccATGTCGTTTTCGCATCCAAGCCTGCGTTCTATCCGG CATACGGTGGTGGCCGCCGCACGGTGCAGGCGGCAAGCATGAAGAAGCGCGTCCTCCACGGCATCCGGCAGCGGCCGTGGGGCAAGTGGGCGGCGGAGATCCGCGACCCGCACAAGGGCACCCGCGTCTGGCTCGGCACGTTCGACACGGCCGATGACGCCGCCCGGGCCTACGACGTCGCCGCCCGACGCCTCCGCGGCAGCAAGGCCAAGGTCAACTTCCCCGACGCGGCCAGGGCCGgggcgcgcccgcgccgcgccagcCGTAGAACCGCGCAGAAACCGCCATGCCCCCCTGCGGGGACGACGGCGTACTCTGCCACCGCAGCAGCACGCGCACAGCCGGAGCAGGACGCTATGATGGCCAAGCCCGAGCGGATGGAGTTTTCGGACGTGGACACGTTCGTCGACctgaccgccgccgtcgccgcgctaCCGCCTGTCACGGCGAGCTCCTTCGCCGACAAGATGCCGAGGGTCGACGAGGACTCGtcggaggggagcggcggcggcgccatGCTGGGGTTCGCCGACGAGCTTGGGTTCGAACCGTTCATGATGTTCCAGTACGAATCCATGGACAGCCTCTTCGCCGGACACGCCGTCATCCAGGATGCCCGCGGTGTGGACGGCGGCATGGACGGCGTTAGCCTCTGGAGCTTCGACGAGTTCCCCATGGACAGCGCCATTTTCTGA